From a single Oreochromis niloticus isolate F11D_XX linkage group LG3, O_niloticus_UMD_NMBU, whole genome shotgun sequence genomic region:
- the LOC102078696 gene encoding myelin-oligodendrocyte glycoprotein, whose protein sequence is MSVYNSFFKDSSSLWTSILCSAFSVWTLVQGEVLVIGSNLPIIAAPGGDVILPCHLEPRFDVQGLTVEWSKPDLKPDPSDRLSRVEYVHLYRDRQEVPDMKMASYFRRTELFMDAMKHGNISLKILNVSEEDNGRYRCFIPKLRSRVKAAVVELVVDPDFAKTSTTEMPLHFQTPDPQDTTPANAGRSRVSVVAVVITFMSVLVVVAFSACFSRCLHQKLNKLSEGKTTQSQV, encoded by the exons ATGTCTGTGTACAACTCGTTCTTTAAGGACTCTTCGTCACTGTGGACTTCTATTCTGTGCTCGGCTTTCAGCGTGTGGACTCTGGTACAGG GTGAGGTTCTGGTGATTGGTTCAAATCTTCCGATCATTGCTGCTCCGGGTGGTGATGTCATCCTGCCGTGTCACCTGGAGCCCAGGTTCGATGTCCAGGGTCTGACGGTGGAGTGGTCCAAACCCGACCTGAAGCCCGACCCGTCGGACCGGCTGAGCCGAGTGGAGTACGTTCACCTGTACAGGGACAGGCAGGAGGTCCCCGACATGAAGATGGCCTCGTACTTCAGGAGGACGGAGCTGTTCATGGACGCCATGAAACACGGGAACATTTCACTGAAGATCCTGAACGTGTCGGAGGAAGACAACGGCAGATACAGATGCTTCATCCCCAAGCTGAGGAGCAGAGTGAAAGCTGCTGTTGTTGAACTTGTAGTCG ATCCAGATTTTGCTAAAACCTCCACGACAGAGATGCCGTTGCACTTCCAAACTCCAGATCCTCAGGACACGACTCCAGCAAACG CAGGTCGATCCAGAGTCTCTGTGGTTGCCGTTGTCATCACCTTCATGTCGGTTCTGGTTGTCGTCGCTTTTTCTGCATGTTTCTCTCGCTGCCTTCATCAGAAATTAAAT AAGCTTTCAGAAGGCAAAACGACCCAAAGCCAAGTATAA